The following is a genomic window from Anopheles aquasalis chromosome 3, idAnoAquaMG_Q_19, whole genome shotgun sequence.
ATTGGTCTATTACCATAACAGGCGTGCAGTGCATTCTTTGGTGCACATGATGTTAATCAATTTTCTACACTTAACATTCAAGGTCAAGCAAGCATTGAGCAACAAGCTGGAGAACGCAGCAAGCGAGCAATAGTGAAGACAGCATCAGCTCTATCCCCCCTAAACGACGACGCACAAGATGGTCAACACACCGTACATAATCAACGAAATTTATGACATTCTGCAGAAGgtaataaaatttcaattGCTTTCGATCCATCCACCGTGGTCGTCTAGCGTGGTTCCAATAACTatacgtttttcttttttcacttgCCACGCCTTTCGGGCCGTTAGTCAACACCGTTTGAGCTGACGCTGGAAGCACTGTTGGCGCTCGGTGTGATCTGGATAGTGTTATACAAGCGGACGAACAAGAAACCCAAATCGATCGCTAGCTGCAACGAAGAGAATGCACTATCAAAATGGGTTCCTGAACCACTGGTTGCTGAGGTACCGGAAGATCACCCAGCACTGCGCACTCGAACCGTGAACGGTACGGTTGGGAAACGGGTGAACATTGATGGCACGGATTGTTTGAATCTGGCGACGCACAACTACCTGGGTTTGGCGGAGGATGAGGATATCCGACAGGCGGCCGTCAAGAGCTTGCGCAAGTACGGGGTCGGTTCCTGTGGGCCTCGAGGGTTCTATGGTACGGTCGATGTTCATCTGGAGCTGGAAGAGCGGTTGGCGAAGTTCATGGAGGTCGAGGAAGCAGTCGTCTATTCGTACGCCTTTTCTACCATTGCCAGTGCCATCCCGGCGTACTCGAAGCGAAATGATCTGATTTTTGTGTAAGTTTTGCTCGCGGTTTCTAAAGATGCAAACCAGGGGATCATGAAAATGGATGTTAAATTCTATCTCAATCTTTCaccctctttccctttctcctaGCGATGAGTGTGTGAACTTTGCCATTCAAAAGGGGCTGGATGCTTCACGGAGCAAGATCTTCTTCTACAAGCACAACGACATGGAGGATCTCGAGCGATTGCTGCAGAAACAGGAAGCCGAAGATCAACGTAAAccggcgaaggcgaagaaaacaCGCCGCTTTTTGGTGGCCGAAGCAATTTACATGAACACGGGCGAGATGTGCCCGTTGCCGCGGCTCGTAGAGCTCAGAGCACGCTACAAGCTGCGACTGTTTCTGGATGAAAGCTTATCGTTCGGGGTACTGGGTGCCAGTGGCCGTGGTCTTATCGAACACTTTAATGTGGATGTGAGTTGAATTTGATGCACTAGTATGACAGGATGTTTAATGATAGTGTATTTGATGTTTAATTGCCAGAAAACGGAGGTTGATCTTGTGTCAGCCGGGCTGGAATGGTCAGCGGGAACTATTGGCGGTTTCTGTGCCGGTTCATCGTTCATTGTTGAGCATCAGCGACTCTCCGGTCTTGGCTATTGCTTTTCGGCCTCTCTGCCACCGTTGCTTGCTCAGGCAGCAATCAGCGCACTGGACCGTTTCGAGCAAGATCCTAGGATATTTGAAGAGCTGCGCAATCGCAGCCGATTAGTGACTGAGTATGTATTTGTAAAAAACACAATTATCCGAAGGAATgactgttttatttttttttccacagtAAACTACCCACACTAAGTCATTTCCAGTCGAGAGGGGATCCGCTATCTCCAGTAAAGCATCTATATCTGAAGAGCGCACAGGAAAGCTGGACGGTTGAGAAGGCGTTGCTGGATAAAATTTGCGATGAGGTACGTTGGTTGATCAGCTGATCAGGATCTAACGGAGGAGAGTCCGAGTTCGACTGAAAATTTATCATTTGCAGTGCATTGGAAACGGTCTTGCGGTGATCGCGGCTGAATACCTGGAAACGATGGAGAAACAGTGCCCCCGGCCGAGCATTCGGCTGGCCGTGAGTCGTTTATTGACGGAGCAGGAAATTGATGATGCATTCCGGATTCTCCAGCGAGCTTCGGAGAAAGTTCTGCCCATGGCTGGCTAGGCGTTTGTATGGAAGGGCAAGGTAAAAAGGTAACAGGATTTCTACTATCAGCGGGTTTCTACTATCGTCGGCTAGTATCATTTGTTTGAAGCCAGTGAAAGCGGGCCGTTTCAGtgtaaaacataaaagaaagaTCTTTCAATACTAGCAAAATAAGTCAGTAAGTT
Proteins encoded in this region:
- the LOC126578557 gene encoding serine palmitoyltransferase 1 — translated: MVNTPYIINEIYDILQKSTPFELTLEALLALGVIWIVLYKRTNKKPKSIASCNEENALSKWVPEPLVAEVPEDHPALRTRTVNGTVGKRVNIDGTDCLNLATHNYLGLAEDEDIRQAAVKSLRKYGVGSCGPRGFYGTVDVHLELEERLAKFMEVEEAVVYSYAFSTIASAIPAYSKRNDLIFVDECVNFAIQKGLDASRSKIFFYKHNDMEDLERLLQKQEAEDQRKPAKAKKTRRFLVAEAIYMNTGEMCPLPRLVELRARYKLRLFLDESLSFGVLGASGRGLIEHFNVDKTEVDLVSAGLEWSAGTIGGFCAGSSFIVEHQRLSGLGYCFSASLPPLLAQAAISALDRFEQDPRIFEELRNRSRLVTDKLPTLSHFQSRGDPLSPVKHLYLKSAQESWTVEKALLDKICDECIGNGLAVIAAEYLETMEKQCPRPSIRLAVSRLLTEQEIDDAFRILQRASEKVLPMAG